TTTTAAATCGTAAATCTAATAAAAACAGTTCACTTTTAATTTTTAAATGACAATAAAAATAATTTTTGTTGACAAATGTATAAAAATATTCAAAATAGCCAGCAACAAATGAGTATTTATGGAGGCAACATGAGTAAATCTGTATCTATGAATCCCAATAGATTAGTACAATATTTACAAAAACCAGCGGAGGAATTCACTAAAACAGACCTAATTAAATTCATAAAAGAAAATAACATTGAAATAGTTAACTTTAGATATGTAGGTGGAGATGGTAATCTAAAAACACTCAATTTCGTAATTAATAGCGAAGAACATTTAGATCAACTATTGGCTATAGGAGAAAGAGTTGATGGTTCAAGCCTTTTTACCTATGTAGATGCAGCCTCCAGCGATTTATATGTCATTCCTCGCTACAAAACAGCTTTTGTAAACCCATTCTCCTCTATTCCTGCTGTGGACATACTATGTTCTTATTATACATACGAAGGGGAACTCTTACCCAGTGCTCCGGAAAACATACTAAGAAAAGCGCAACAAGTACTAAAAAAGAAAACAGGAATGACATTAGAAGCTTTAGGAGAGTTGGAATATTATATCATTTATGAACCAGATAGTGATTTTTATCCAGTTAGTTCTCAAAAGGGTTATCAAGAATCCTCCCCATTTTGCAAGTTTGAAAAGCTAAGATGTGAAATTATGCAAGCTATTGTTCAAGCGGGAGGAAAGGTAAAATATGGTCATTCCGAAGTGGGCAATATTTCCGATGGAAACCGTAAAATGGAACAACATGAAGTTGAGTTTCTTCCTACACAATTAGAGGATGCGGCAGATCAACTCGCTATTGCAAAGTGGATGATAAGAATGTTGGGGCAAAAATATGGAGTTTCTATAACCTTTGCTCCTAAGATTATAGTAGGACATGCTGGAAGCGGTTTGCACATTCACACCCGACTGCTCAAAAATAAAAAAAATATGTTGGTAAAAAATGGCAAATTAAGTGATATAGCCAAAAAGGTTATTGCGGGGTACTTGGATTTAGCTTCTTCATTGACTGCTTTTGGTAATACTGTTCCTACTTCCTATTTAAGATTAGTTCCCCATCAAGAAGCACCAACCAACATCTGCTGGGGGGAGAGAAACCGCTCTACACTCATTAGGGTACCTTTGGGATGGTTAGGCAAGTATGATATGGTTAGGAAAGTTAATCCTCAAAGCAAAGAAGAAATTCCAAAGTTTATTGAGAAGCAGACCATAGAACTTCGATCTGCTGACGGTTCAGCTAATGTCTACTTATTGTTAGCAGGGATGGCAGTAGCCGCCCGTCATGGATTGGAGATGGAAGATTCATTGAAATTGGCTGAAAAGCTTCGTGTAAATGTGAATATCTTTTCCCCAGAATATGAAAAACTTCAGGAAAAGTTACCTCATTTACCATCTTCATGTTGGGAATCAGCCGAAGTTCTCTTAAAGGATAGGGAAATATATCAAGCATATAATGTTTTCCCAGCGGGCGCAATTGATAATATAGCAAAAAAGCTCCGTGATTACGATGATAAAAACTTGAGTGAAAAGCTTTATGGCAAAGAAGAAGAAATTGAAAAGTTGGTTAAAAAATACCTGCATTGTTAATCACTTTACTTAAGCTATCTTTCTCTTCTTGAGATAAATCTGAAGAATAATTAAAGCAGCAGGTGTCACACCTGAAATATGGTTTGCTTGTGCCGAAGACCCTGCTTTTATCCTTGCCAATTTCTCTTTTATTTCGTTGGAAATATCTTTTGATTGTAACCTATCTATAACCACAATTGTAACATTGTAGTGGTAAAAAAGTTTTGTTTGCTATAAAATAAAAAAGGAGGATGAAATGAGGAAAGATGAAGCAAAGGAATTTGTTTTAAAAACAGTAAAGGAATACGATGTTAAATTTATAAGGTTTTGGTTTACCGACATTTTAGGCTTTGTAAAATCTTTCGCCATTCCGGTAGAGGGGTTAGAAAAAGCCCTTGAAGAAGGAATGGGGTTTGATGGCTCATCCATCGAGGGTTTTGTGCGCATAGAAGAAAGTGATATGATTGCAAGACCGGATCCAAACACATTTACATTGCTTCCCTGGAGACCGAAGGAAAAGGCAGTGGCAAAGATGTTCTGCGACATCTACTGGCCAGATGGCAGGCCTTTTGAAGGAGATCCCAGGTATATACTCAAGAGAAATATGAAAAAGGCTCAGGATATGGGATTCACCTACTATGTTGGACCGGAGTTGGAATACTTTTATTTCAAAAGTGCCGAAAATCCAGAGCCTTTAGACCAGGGAGGATATTTTGATATGCCTCCTCAAGAGCTTGCTACAGGGCTCAAGAGAGAAACCATCCTTACATTGGAGGAGATGGGTATTCCAGTAGAATACAGTCATCATGAAGTTGCCCCCTCTCAACACGAGATAGACCTCCATTACACGGATGCGCTTACTATGGCCGATAATATGATGACTCATCGTATAGTGGTAAAACATATAGCAATAGAACATGGAGTGTATGCTACATTCATGCCCAAACCCTTATTCGGTGTAAATGGAAACGGAATGCATGTCCATCAGTCTCTGTTTAAAGGTGATACCAACGTATTTTTCGATCCCAATGATGAATATCACCTTTCAAAGACAGGGAAATCCTACCTTGCAGGACTTTTAATATATGCTCCAGAAATTACTGCTGTCATTTGTCAATGGGCTAACTCATACAAGAGACTTATTCCTGGATTTGAAGCCCCTGCTTATATCTGCTGGGGAAGAAGAAACCGTTCAGCTCTGGTAAGAGTTCCGGAATACGAACCAGGAAAAGAAAAAGCTACTCGCTTAGAGCTTCGTGCGGCGGATCCGGCATGTAATCCTTATCTTACATTCAGTACAATGTTAGGGGCAGGCCTAAAAGGTATAGAGAGCAACTTAGAGCCACCCGAACCAGTAGAAGAGGATGTATTCACTCTTTCAAAAGAAGAGAGAAAGAAGAGAAACATAGGTCTTATGCCCGGAAATTTGGGAGAAGCAGCGGCACTCATGAAAAAGAGCTACTTAATGAAAGAAGTTCTCGGAGATCATGCATTTGAAGCTTTCTTGAGAAATAAGGAAAAGGAATGGAACGAATACAGGTCACAGGTAACAGAATACGAGATAAAGAAGTATTTACCGATTTTGTAAGGTGTGGCAAATTGCGCATAGGTTTAGCGCAGATTAATGCCATCGTGGGTGACTTTGGGGGCAACACCAAAAAGATATTGCAAGCTGTTGATAATGCAAGATCTTTAGGTGTTGACCTCCTCACACTCCCTGAACTTGCAATTTGTGGTTATCCGCCGGAAGACTTGTTGCTTAAATCACAGTTCATTGAGAAAAATCTAAAGTGCCTCGAAAAGATTATAGATTATTCTTCTAATATTGCTATCATAGTAGGATTTGTTGATGTAAAAAGTGATATCTACAATGCCGCAGCGGTGATCTATGATAAAAAACTCATGGGAACATATCATAAGATTTACTTACCCAACCATGGAGTGTTTGATGAAAACAGGTATTTCCGGGCAGGTAATGCATGTACTACATATAAGATAGCAGGCGTTAATGTAGGAGTGAGCATCTGCGAGGATATATGGTATGAAGCAGGGCCGGTTACAGTTCAATCCTATGCGGGGGCAGAAGTAATAGTCAATATAAATGCTTCTCCTTATCATTTTGGCAAGAGAAAGTTTAAAGAAAAGATGCTTTCCGTTCGGGCTTTAGACAATACAGTTATAGTGGTATACAATAACCTGGTTGGGGGACAGGATGAACTTGTCTTTGATGGAAATAGTATGGTTTTTGATGAAAAGGGACAAATGCTTGCAAGAGGAAAATCATTTGAGGAAGATTTTATAACAGTGGATTTGAATATCAATTCTATTTTTAAAAGTCGTCTTCACGACCCCAGGAGAAGAAAAGAAGTATTAAGTTTTGAAGAAAAAAGATGGAAAACGGGTCATGTGGAAGTATCTCAAACTCCTATAATTAGTCCGAAACCTGCTCTACCACCAAGAGAAATAGTTGAAAAAGATCCCATAGATGAAGCTTATAAGGCTCTTGTTTTAGGAACACGTGATTATGTGCATAAAAATGGTTTCAAAAAAGTGCTGGTGGGTCTTTCTGGCGGTGTAGATTCGAGTTTGGTAGCCATGATAGCCGTAGATGCCTTAGGAGCATCCAATGTGGTGGGTATATCC
This region of Deltaproteobacteria bacterium genomic DNA includes:
- a CDS encoding glutamine synthetase, which encodes MSKSVSMNPNRLVQYLQKPAEEFTKTDLIKFIKENNIEIVNFRYVGGDGNLKTLNFVINSEEHLDQLLAIGERVDGSSLFTYVDAASSDLYVIPRYKTAFVNPFSSIPAVDILCSYYTYEGELLPSAPENILRKAQQVLKKKTGMTLEALGELEYYIIYEPDSDFYPVSSQKGYQESSPFCKFEKLRCEIMQAIVQAGGKVKYGHSEVGNISDGNRKMEQHEVEFLPTQLEDAADQLAIAKWMIRMLGQKYGVSITFAPKIIVGHAGSGLHIHTRLLKNKKNMLVKNGKLSDIAKKVIAGYLDLASSLTAFGNTVPTSYLRLVPHQEAPTNICWGERNRSTLIRVPLGWLGKYDMVRKVNPQSKEEIPKFIEKQTIELRSADGSANVYLLLAGMAVAARHGLEMEDSLKLAEKLRVNVNIFSPEYEKLQEKLPHLPSSCWESAEVLLKDREIYQAYNVFPAGAIDNIAKKLRDYDDKNLSEKLYGKEEEIEKLVKKYLHC
- a CDS encoding glutamine synthetase → MRKDEAKEFVLKTVKEYDVKFIRFWFTDILGFVKSFAIPVEGLEKALEEGMGFDGSSIEGFVRIEESDMIARPDPNTFTLLPWRPKEKAVAKMFCDIYWPDGRPFEGDPRYILKRNMKKAQDMGFTYYVGPELEYFYFKSAENPEPLDQGGYFDMPPQELATGLKRETILTLEEMGIPVEYSHHEVAPSQHEIDLHYTDALTMADNMMTHRIVVKHIAIEHGVYATFMPKPLFGVNGNGMHVHQSLFKGDTNVFFDPNDEYHLSKTGKSYLAGLLIYAPEITAVICQWANSYKRLIPGFEAPAYICWGRRNRSALVRVPEYEPGKEKATRLELRAADPACNPYLTFSTMLGAGLKGIESNLEPPEPVEEDVFTLSKEERKKRNIGLMPGNLGEAAALMKKSYLMKEVLGDHAFEAFLRNKEKEWNEYRSQVTEYEIKKYLPIL
- a CDS encoding NAD+ synthase; translation: MERIQVTGNRIRDKEVFTDFVRCGKLRIGLAQINAIVGDFGGNTKKILQAVDNARSLGVDLLTLPELAICGYPPEDLLLKSQFIEKNLKCLEKIIDYSSNIAIIVGFVDVKSDIYNAAAVIYDKKLMGTYHKIYLPNHGVFDENRYFRAGNACTTYKIAGVNVGVSICEDIWYEAGPVTVQSYAGAEVIVNINASPYHFGKRKFKEKMLSVRALDNTVIVVYNNLVGGQDELVFDGNSMVFDEKGQMLARGKSFEEDFITVDLNINSIFKSRLHDPRRRKEVLSFEEKRWKTGHVEVSQTPIISPKPALPPREIVEKDPIDEAYKALVLGTRDYVHKNGFKKVLVGLSGGVDSSLVAMIAVDALGASNVVGISMPSRYSSEESILDAEILSKNLNMKFLTIPIEKTFSSYLETLKQAFKGTKPNVAEENIQARIRGNILMAISNKFGWLVLATGNKSETATGYCTLYGDMAGGFAVIKDVPKTMVYKLVEHRNKIAGFDLTPQNVLTKPPSAELRPDQKDIDTLPPYDLLDPILQAYVEEDKAIEEIIGMGFDREIVEKAVKLVDKSEYKRRQSPPGIKITSRAFGRDRRLPITYYPLWK